AGCCGCTGGCAGCCGGGGCGGCTTCGGCTGCTGTTACTGCTGGGCCTTGGGCTGGGTGGCCTCTTTTCAGAGCAGGCGGAAGCCCAGAGCCCCGCGGGGACGCCGCCGGAGAGGAGCCGGCCATACGCCGTGCTGCGCGGGCAGAACCTAGTGCTCATGGGAAGCATCTTCAGTATCCTGCTGGTCACT
The DNA window shown above is from Gracilinanus agilis isolate LMUSP501 unplaced genomic scaffold, AgileGrace unplaced_scaffold31723, whole genome shotgun sequence and carries:
- the CUNH12orf76 gene encoding uncharacterized protein C12orf76 homolog; translated protein: MRLLRADSRWQPGRLRLLLLLGLGLGGLFSEQAEAQSPAGTPPERSRPYAVLRGQNLVLMGSIFSILLVTMILMAICVYKPLRRR